One bacterium genomic window carries:
- a CDS encoding ROK family protein — protein sequence MSPKKQEYVVGIDLGGTKIYAAVVDHKGRILGIGRKRTKAELGFETTVQRMAICVKEAAAEADVNLDEVIAVGVGSPGPLDLKRGMIIETPNLGWKDAPLKASLKALLKRPVAIDNDGNVGLLGEYAYGAGHGCRDMVGLFIGTGIGGGVIINGKLLHGFNENAGELGHMILNPEGPMCGCGTRGCLEAFASRLAIEREIRAAVAGGAAAAIFDNVEKPDAPLRSKRLSEAFAAGDAAVVAAVEKSARYVGYGVASLLNIFNPEVVVIGGGVVEAIGEPYVRLVEQTASQNVFKIALRNVRIVAAELKDDSAVLGAAMLAWQKAYK from the coding sequence ATGTCACCCAAAAAACAGGAATACGTCGTCGGAATCGATCTCGGCGGCACCAAGATCTACGCAGCCGTTGTGGATCACAAGGGACGCATTCTCGGAATAGGCCGAAAACGAACCAAAGCCGAGCTGGGGTTTGAGACCACCGTGCAGCGCATGGCGATCTGCGTCAAGGAGGCGGCGGCTGAGGCTGACGTGAACTTGGACGAGGTCATTGCAGTGGGGGTGGGCTCGCCCGGCCCCTTGGACCTGAAACGAGGCATGATCATTGAAACCCCGAACCTCGGCTGGAAGGATGCACCGCTCAAGGCCAGTTTAAAAGCTCTGCTCAAACGGCCGGTGGCCATCGACAATGACGGCAATGTCGGTTTGCTGGGCGAATACGCCTACGGCGCCGGCCACGGCTGCCGCGATATGGTGGGCTTGTTCATCGGCACCGGCATCGGCGGCGGCGTGATTATCAACGGCAAACTGCTGCACGGTTTTAACGAGAACGCGGGCGAACTGGGTCATATGATCCTGAATCCCGAGGGCCCGATGTGCGGCTGCGGAACCCGGGGCTGTTTGGAGGCGTTTGCCAGCCGGTTGGCCATCGAACGGGAGATCCGTGCGGCCGTGGCCGGAGGTGCGGCAGCCGCCATTTTTGATAACGTGGAAAAGCCCGATGCCCCGCTGCGCAGCAAACGGCTGAGCGAGGCCTTTGCCGCCGGTGATGCAGCGGTGGTGGCAGCAGTGGAAAAAAGCGCCCGCTACGTCGGCTATGGGGTGGCCTCTCTGCTTAACATCTTCAATCCCGAGGTGGTGGTGATCGGCGGCGGCGTGGTCGAGGCCATCGGCGAACCCTATGTGCGGCTGGTGGAACAGACGGCTTCGCAGAACGTGTTCAAGATCGCTTTGCGCAATGTGCGCATCGTCGCCGCTGAACTGAAGGATGATTCGGCCGTGCTCGGCGCTGCCATGCTGGCCTGGCAGAAAGCGTATAAATAA